In one window of Musa acuminata AAA Group cultivar baxijiao chromosome BXJ3-2, Cavendish_Baxijiao_AAA, whole genome shotgun sequence DNA:
- the LOC103976718 gene encoding F-box/kelch-repeat protein At1g22040 isoform X2 — MKPWLEFRRSSLQDSLDDCNCWFSERVVEAFGPKEKRPMGSFLSLPRSKARLLQHRKSFELEDCKRLRMSANYGSGNTRLIPCLPDEISLEILARVPRICYLNMKMVSRRWRAVLSGAEVYQLRKELGRTEEWVYILTKVEDGKLAWHALDPRSGRWQRLPPMPNTQRGSLGLWPRILMDPSTKFADMVRSWLGTTDTSVNMPFYGCGVGTVDGCLYVLGGLSSSSAIKSVWRYDPCANSWQESSPMTIGRAFCKTSVLDDKLYVIGGITRGKKGLTSLRSAEVYDPRTGLWAPVPSMLFSKFTRPVAAGATTYKGRLCVPQNLYCYPFYADVGGEMYDPKTNTWVDMPAGMGKGWPGKQAETSLSIGSNLSTVLNGELYALDPCDAAAEGAQIKVYDQEDDAWKAVMGRVPVHNWGNFGAPYMLVTLLGKLHVIAKEFNNETRVLRADPKHSCSSYSTWSSSSSAATIFSSRNPDKSPETERNLWEVIAAKNFGTAQFVACRVLAI; from the exons ATGAAGCCCTGGTTAGAGTTTCGTCGCTCTTCCTTGCAAG ATTCTCTCGACGACTGTAACTGTTGGTTTTCTGAAAGGGTTGTCGAAGCATTCGGCCCAAAAGAGAAAAGGCCAATGGGTTCATTCTTGAGTTTACCTCGTAGCAAAGCTCGACTACTGCAGCATCGCAAATCCTTCGAACTAGAAGACTGTAAGAGGCTAAGGATGTCAGCCAACTACGGTAGTGGAAACACAAGGTTGATCCCTTGTTTGCCTGATGAGATTTCACTAGAGATCTTAGCCAGAGTGCCTAGAATTTGCTATCTGAACATGAAGATGGTTTCTCGAAGATGGAGAGCAGTTCTCTCTGGTGCTGAAGTTTATCAGTTAAGAAAAGAACTCGGGAGAACTGAAGAATGGGTTTACATATTGACAAAAGTCGAAGATGGTAAGCTTGCATGGCATGCTTTAGACCCTCGGTCGGGGAGATGGCAAAGGTTGCCGCCGATGCCAAACACCCAGAGGGGCTCCTTAGGACTGTGGCCAAGGATCCTGATGGATCCAAGCACCAAATTTGCTGACATGGTTAGAAGTTGGCTTGGTACTACGGATACCTCGGTAAATATGCCATTCTATGGTTGTGGAGTCGGCACGGTCGACGGATGTCTCTATGTGTTAGGTGGACTGTCGAGTTCTTCAGCAATCAAGTCTGTCTGGAGGTATGATCCCTGTGCCAATTCATGGCAGGAATCGAGTCCAATGACGATCGGAAGGGCTTTCTGTAAGACGAGCGTGTTGGATGACAAGCTTTACGTCATCGGCGGTATTACGAGGGGCAAGAAAGGTTTAACTTCTTTACGGTCTGCCGAAGTATATGATCCACGGACAGGGTTGTGGGCACCGGTGCCGAGCATGCTGTTCTCCAAGTTCACCAGGCCTGTTGCGGCGGGAGCGACGACGTACAAGGGCAGGCTGTGCGTGCCTCAGAATCTATACTGCTATCCATTCTATGCCGATGTCGGCGGCGAGATGTACGATCCCAAGACGAACACCTGGGTGGATATGCCCGCCGGCATGGGCAAGGGTTGGCCGGGCAAGCAGGCGGAGACTAGTTTGAGCATAGGGAGTAATCTGAGCACGGTGTTGAACGGCGAATTGTATGCCTTGGATCCGTGCGATGCTGCTGCGGAGGGTGCTCAGATAAAGGTGTACGATCAGGAAGATGATGCATGGAAAGCGGTGATGGGAAGAGTTCCCGTCCATAACTGGGGCAATTTTGGAGCACCGTATATGCTCGTCACTCTCCTCGGGAAGCTCCATGTGATCGCCAAAGAATTCAACAATGAGACTCGTGTATTGCGAGCAGATCCGAAGCATTCATGTTCTTCCTACTCCACTTGGTCGTCGTCATCTTCTGCTGCAACCATCTTCTCGAGTCGAAATCCCGACAAATCACCTGAGACGGAACGCAACCTCTGGGAGGTGATCGCCGCTAAGAATTTTGGCACAGCACAATTTGTCGCTTGCCGAGTGCTTGCTATTTAA
- the LOC103976718 gene encoding F-box/kelch-repeat protein At1g22040 isoform X1 codes for MKPWLGFRRSSSQDSLDDCNCWFSERVVEAFGPKEKRPMGSFLSLPRSKARLLQHRKSFELEDCKRLRMSANYGSGNTRLIPCLPDEISLEILARVPRICYLNMKMVSRRWRAVLSGAEVYQLRKELGRTEEWVYILTKVEDGKLAWHALDPRSGRWQRLPPMPNTQRGSLGLWPRILMDPSTKFADMVRSWLGTTDTSVNMPFYGCGVGTVDGCLYVLGGLSSSSAIKSVWRYDPCANSWQESSPMTIGRAFCKTSVLDDKLYVIGGITRGKKGLTSLRSAEVYDPRTGLWAPVPSMLFSKFTRPVAAGATTYKGRLCVPQNLYCYPFYADVGGEMYDPKTNTWVDMPAGMGKGWPGKQAETSLSIGSNLSTVLNGELYALDPCDAAAEGAQIKVYDQEDDAWKAVMGRVPVHNWGNFGAPYMLVTLLGKLHVIAKEFNNETRVLRADPKHSCSSYSTWSSSSSAATIFSSRNPDKSPETERNLWEVIAAKNFGTAQFVACRVLAI; via the exons ATGAAGCCCTGGTTAGGGTTTCGTCGCTCTTCTTCGCAAG ATTCTCTCGACGACTGTAACTGTTGGTTTTCTGAAAGGGTTGTCGAAGCATTCGGCCCAAAAGAGAAAAGGCCAATGGGTTCATTCTTGAGTTTACCTCGTAGCAAAGCTCGACTACTGCAGCATCGCAAATCCTTCGAACTAGAAGACTGTAAGAGGCTAAGGATGTCAGCCAACTACGGTAGTGGAAACACAAGGTTGATCCCTTGTTTGCCTGATGAGATTTCACTAGAGATCTTAGCCAGAGTGCCTAGAATTTGCTATCTGAACATGAAGATGGTTTCTCGAAGATGGAGAGCAGTTCTCTCTGGTGCTGAAGTTTATCAGTTAAGAAAAGAACTCGGGAGAACTGAAGAATGGGTTTACATATTGACAAAAGTCGAAGATGGTAAGCTTGCATGGCATGCTTTAGACCCTCGGTCGGGGAGATGGCAAAGGTTGCCGCCGATGCCAAACACCCAGAGGGGCTCCTTAGGACTGTGGCCAAGGATCCTGATGGATCCAAGCACCAAATTTGCTGACATGGTTAGAAGTTGGCTTGGTACTACGGATACCTCGGTAAATATGCCATTCTATGGTTGTGGAGTCGGCACGGTCGACGGATGTCTCTATGTGTTAGGTGGACTGTCGAGTTCTTCAGCAATCAAGTCTGTCTGGAGGTATGATCCCTGTGCCAATTCATGGCAGGAATCGAGTCCAATGACGATCGGAAGGGCTTTCTGTAAGACGAGCGTGTTGGATGACAAGCTTTACGTCATCGGCGGTATTACGAGGGGCAAGAAAGGTTTAACTTCTTTACGGTCTGCCGAAGTATATGATCCACGGACAGGGTTGTGGGCACCGGTGCCGAGCATGCTGTTCTCCAAGTTCACCAGGCCTGTTGCGGCGGGAGCGACGACGTACAAGGGCAGGCTGTGCGTGCCTCAGAATCTATACTGCTATCCATTCTATGCCGATGTCGGCGGCGAGATGTACGATCCCAAGACGAACACCTGGGTGGATATGCCCGCCGGCATGGGCAAGGGTTGGCCGGGCAAGCAGGCGGAGACTAGTTTGAGCATAGGGAGTAATCTGAGCACGGTGTTGAACGGCGAATTGTATGCCTTGGATCCGTGCGATGCTGCTGCGGAGGGTGCTCAGATAAAGGTGTACGATCAGGAAGATGATGCATGGAAAGCGGTGATGGGAAGAGTTCCCGTCCATAACTGGGGCAATTTTGGAGCACCGTATATGCTCGTCACTCTCCTCGGGAAGCTCCATGTGATCGCCAAAGAATTCAACAATGAGACTCGTGTATTGCGAGCAGATCCGAAGCATTCATGTTCTTCCTACTCCACTTGGTCGTCGTCATCTTCTGCTGCAACCATCTTCTCGAGTCGAAATCCCGACAAATCACCTGAGACGGAACGCAACCTCTGGGAGGTGATCGCCGCTAAGAATTTTGGCACAGCACAATTTGTCGCTTGCCGAGTGCTTGCTATTTAA